Proteins encoded within one genomic window of Episyrphus balteatus chromosome 1, idEpiBalt1.1, whole genome shotgun sequence:
- the LOC129906747 gene encoding uncharacterized protein LOC129906747, with protein MSWKRTRCVITHCNSKTSEERKLFRFPKKDTNKYNEWLTVLEKECQQRVQNLKKPYICSLHFESTSIGKQKLRQKCKPTLFLKENDLRERECSESSDRNEFYFNPENAKINYLTPRNTTNLAVVEAETENLNEIQILTNSYVNDRNSDEIPVMCSSCEKNSKKQSYYIKKMNCLKKENKILKTKVQKYKKLNARISRKVYRLKEDKKTLQAAQKQSICKKIDADKELNQNTKTFAKLILSQGKKPYKEDEKCICQCIFFRSASGYNFLRDHLKLHLPHASSLHRWIQIKSLSPGMNSSVLQEIRNVTKDLAPKDREVVLIFDEMSIQSNLTYNKYKDIVEGFVDYGRGIRKSECPKSVCVFMIRSVCGKFKQVLYHVACPSNIPTEELEKEVKNCLEICNHLNLNVRAICCDQGPTNRKLYKQLSINLENFQFNYKGKKNMRNV; from the coding sequence atgtcTTGGAAAAGAACTAGATGTGTTATAACACATTGCAATTCGAAAACAAGCGAAGAGAGAAAATTGTTCCGCTTTCCAAAAAAGGACACGAACAAATATAATGAGTGGTTGACGGTGCTCGAAAAAGAGTGTCAACAAAGAGTTCAGAATCTAAAAAAGCCATATATTTGCAGTCTTCATTTTGAATCAACTTCTATAGGCAAACAAAAGCTACGTCAAAAATGTAAGCCAACACTTttcttaaaagaaaatgatttgaGGGAAAGAGAGTGTAGTGAATCAAGCGAtagaaatgaattttattttaatccagaaaatgcaaaaatcaaCTATTTGACCCCAAGAAATACAACAAATTTAGCAGTTGTTGAAGCAGAGACAGAAAATCTAaacgaaattcaaattttaacaaattcttATGTAAACGACAGAAATTCCGATGAGATACCCGTTATGTGTTCAAGCTgcgaaaaaaattccaaaaaacaaTCTTATTACATTAAGAAAATGAATTgcctcaaaaaagaaaataaaatattgaagacgaaagtccaaaaatataaaaaattgaacgCTAGAATTTCGCGAAAAGTATATCGGttaaaagaagacaaaaaaaccTTGCAAGCAGCTCAAAAACaaagtatttgcaaaaaaattgatgCAGATAAAGAATTgaatcaaaatacaaaaacatttgcGAAACTAATCTTATCTCAAGGAAAAAAACCATATAAAGAAGATGAAAAATGTATATGTCAATGTATATTTTTCCGATCCGCTTCGGGGTATAACTTTTTAAGAGATCATCTAAAATTACATCTACCACATGCTTCTTCATTGCATAGATGGATTCAGATCAAAAGCTTATCTCCTGGTATGAATTCAAGTGTTCTTCAAGAAATTAGGAACGTGACAAAGGACCTGGCACCGAAAGACAGAGAAGTTGTATTAATTTTCGATGAAATGAGTATTCAATCTAATCTTACCTACAATAAGTATAAAGACATAGTAGAGGGCTTTGTTGATTACGGCAGGGGTATCCGAAAAAGCGAATGCCCTAAGTCTGTTTGCGTTTTCATGATTCGGAGCGTTTGCGGAAAATTCAAACAAGTCCTCTACCACGTCGCTTGTCCATCAAATATTCCTACAGAAGAACttgaaaaagaagtaaaaaactGCTTGGAGATATGCAATCATCTGAATCTCAATGTAAGAGCAATATGTTGTGATCAAGGTCCTACGAACCGAAAATTATACAAGCAACTGAGTATTAATTTAGAAAACTTTCAATTTAactataaaggaaaaaaaaatatgcgcaACGTATGA